In Sideroxyarcus emersonii, one DNA window encodes the following:
- the hrpA gene encoding ATP-dependent RNA helicase HrpA: MNAALSPLAQRRLARIQQLSAIEYPADLPVVARREELAQAIEKHQVVIVCGETGSGKTTQLPKICLSLGRGVLGVIGHTQPRRVAARSVGARIAHELKSELGGLVGYKVRFNDKVSPDTCIKLMTDGILLAEIHHDPNLRQYDTIIIDEAHERSLNIDFLLGYLRQLLPRRPDLKLIITSATLDAERFSKHFGNAPVLQVSGRTYPVEVRYRPPQQNEEGDTQDVPQAVCSALDELSIGGLKGDVLVFLPGEREIRDTAEALRKHQHKGIEILPLFSRLSIAEQDRVFKLASGMRRVVLATNVAETSLTVPNIGYVIDSGLARINRYSVRQKVEQLRIENISRAAANQRAGRCGRVMSGICIRLYDEADFLQRPEFTDAEIFRVSLATVILRMSALGLGEVEAFPFIEPPGSRAIADGYQLLQELNAIDDKRTLTPLGHELAKLPLDPKVARLLLAGRQFHCLNEILIIASALALQDPRDRPAERREAADAAHQRFNDERSDFLAYLKLWAWFQEAIKHKKSNKLWANECREKFLSPLRLREWHELHQQLHAQVSEMGMFEPNSRIDRQSGADRNPAEKNIPRSGQNPSVAPLRGDVENHLDSGLRRNDGSSSQPATYEQIHKALLTGLLGNIGCKGVDKEPYYLGPREIKFFIASNSVLAKKGTKWVVAAEIVETTKLFARCVARIEPEWLEEVGAHLIKRSYFEPHWEKKAAQVAAWERSTLYGLLINPKKRVHYGPMNPEESREVFIREALVNGEFNTQAPFFAYNQKLIADIEALEHKARRPDVLVDDELIFAFYDARIPAGIHNGAAFEHWRKEVEREQPKLLYLKKDDLMRHEAAGITTEQFPPQMLMNNVSYALAYNFAPGKNDDGVTLTVPQALLNQVSAARCEWLVPGILAEKVAQLVKSLPQKLRRHCVPVPEFAAAFCAGVKVSDTPLLQALARYIREQKQVDVPLDAFRLEQLPPHLLMNFRVVDEHGRQLGMSRNFAQLRGEWSPKQAVAAPVQTARNAAPQQKSSGERYTEWRFGDFKPTREESRAGQTVTVFNALVDEGDAVTLQSFDTRDEAQAAQRLGLRRLFMLALKEQVKYLEKNLPSLQAMAMQFLPFGSQQDLQRQILAVTFDRCCLNDPWPESEKEFASRSKEAKARLNLVAQEIARLVGAVLAEYHTLQKALPGFKAHGQVQQDIRSQCEWLLGKEWIARTPYERMQHMPRYLKAINVRLEKLRTNPARDAQNMAQMNPLLQQWQRRLSSQHGEADARLEDFGWMLQELRVSLFAQELKTPVIVSVKRLEKMLAGLSG; encoded by the coding sequence ATGAATGCAGCCCTGTCCCCCCTCGCCCAACGCCGTCTGGCGCGTATCCAGCAACTCTCCGCCATCGAATACCCCGCCGACCTGCCCGTGGTGGCGCGGCGCGAGGAGTTGGCGCAGGCCATCGAAAAACACCAGGTGGTCATCGTTTGCGGCGAGACCGGCTCGGGCAAGACCACGCAGCTTCCCAAGATATGTTTGAGCCTGGGGCGCGGTGTGCTCGGCGTTATCGGCCACACCCAGCCGCGCCGCGTGGCGGCACGCTCGGTCGGCGCGCGCATCGCGCATGAACTGAAGTCCGAGCTCGGCGGTCTGGTCGGTTACAAGGTGCGCTTCAACGACAAGGTGTCGCCCGACACCTGCATCAAGCTGATGACCGACGGCATCCTGCTGGCCGAGATCCACCACGACCCGAATCTCCGTCAATACGACACCATCATCATCGACGAGGCGCACGAGCGCTCGCTGAACATCGATTTCCTGCTCGGTTACCTGCGCCAATTGCTGCCGCGCCGCCCCGATCTCAAGCTCATCATCACCTCGGCCACGCTGGATGCGGAGCGCTTTTCCAAGCACTTCGGCAATGCGCCGGTGCTGCAGGTCTCCGGCCGCACCTATCCGGTCGAAGTGCGCTACCGTCCGCCGCAGCAGAACGAGGAGGGCGACACCCAGGATGTACCGCAGGCAGTGTGTAGTGCGCTGGACGAACTGAGCATCGGCGGCCTCAAGGGCGACGTGCTGGTGTTCCTGCCCGGCGAGCGGGAGATCCGCGACACTGCCGAGGCACTGCGCAAGCACCAGCACAAGGGCATCGAGATCCTGCCGCTGTTCTCGCGCCTGTCCATCGCCGAGCAGGATCGCGTGTTCAAGCTCGCCTCCGGCATGCGCCGTGTGGTGCTGGCGACCAACGTGGCGGAGACTTCGCTTACCGTGCCCAATATCGGTTACGTGATCGACAGCGGCCTGGCGCGCATCAACCGCTACAGCGTGCGGCAGAAGGTGGAGCAGCTGCGCATCGAGAACATCTCGCGCGCCGCCGCCAACCAGCGCGCCGGCCGTTGCGGCCGCGTGATGAGCGGCATCTGCATCCGCCTGTACGACGAGGCGGATTTCCTGCAGCGCCCAGAATTCACCGACGCCGAGATTTTTCGCGTGTCGCTGGCCACGGTCATTCTGCGCATGAGTGCGCTGGGCCTGGGCGAGGTGGAGGCGTTCCCGTTCATCGAACCGCCGGGTTCGCGCGCGATCGCCGATGGCTACCAGTTGCTGCAGGAACTCAATGCCATCGACGACAAGCGCACGCTTACGCCGCTCGGCCATGAACTGGCCAAGCTGCCGCTCGATCCCAAGGTGGCGAGGCTGTTGCTGGCGGGACGGCAATTTCACTGCCTCAACGAGATCCTCATCATCGCCAGCGCGCTGGCGTTGCAGGATCCGCGCGACCGCCCAGCCGAACGGCGCGAGGCGGCGGACGCGGCGCACCAGCGCTTCAACGACGAGCGCTCCGATTTCCTTGCCTATCTCAAACTGTGGGCCTGGTTCCAGGAAGCGATCAAGCACAAGAAGAGCAACAAGCTGTGGGCGAACGAGTGCCGCGAGAAATTCCTGTCGCCGCTGCGCCTGCGCGAGTGGCACGAGCTGCACCAGCAATTGCATGCGCAGGTGTCGGAGATGGGGATGTTCGAACCGAACAGCCGAATCGACCGTCAATCCGGCGCAGACCGGAATCCAGCCGAAAAAAATATCCCGCGAAGCGGACAAAATCCAAGCGTTGCCCCACTGCGTGGGGATGTTGAAAATCATCTGGATTCCGGCCTGCGCCGGAATGACGGGAGTAGTTCACAGCCCGCCACCTACGAGCAGATCCACAAGGCGTTGCTGACCGGCCTGCTCGGCAACATCGGCTGCAAGGGGGTGGACAAGGAGCCGTATTACCTCGGCCCGCGCGAGATCAAGTTCTTCATTGCATCGAATTCGGTGTTGGCGAAGAAGGGCACGAAATGGGTAGTGGCGGCCGAGATCGTGGAGACGACCAAGCTGTTCGCGCGTTGCGTCGCGCGCATCGAGCCGGAGTGGCTGGAAGAGGTCGGCGCCCATTTGATCAAGCGCAGCTATTTCGAGCCGCACTGGGAGAAGAAGGCGGCGCAAGTGGCGGCGTGGGAGCGCAGCACCCTGTACGGGTTGCTGATCAACCCGAAGAAGCGCGTGCACTACGGACCAATGAACCCGGAGGAGTCGCGCGAGGTGTTCATCCGCGAGGCGCTGGTGAACGGCGAGTTCAACACGCAGGCACCGTTCTTCGCCTATAACCAGAAGCTGATCGCCGACATCGAGGCGCTGGAACACAAGGCGCGCCGCCCCGATGTGCTGGTGGACGACGAACTGATCTTTGCGTTCTACGATGCGCGCATCCCGGCCGGCATCCATAACGGCGCGGCATTCGAGCATTGGCGCAAGGAGGTCGAGCGCGAGCAGCCGAAACTGCTGTACCTGAAAAAAGACGACCTGATGCGGCACGAGGCGGCCGGCATCACCACCGAGCAGTTCCCGCCGCAGATGCTGATGAATAACGTGAGCTATGCCTTGGCCTACAACTTCGCGCCGGGCAAGAACGACGACGGCGTCACGCTGACCGTGCCGCAGGCGTTGCTGAACCAGGTGTCGGCGGCGCGTTGCGAATGGCTGGTGCCGGGCATCCTGGCGGAGAAGGTCGCGCAACTGGTGAAGTCGCTGCCGCAGAAACTGCGCCGCCATTGCGTGCCGGTGCCGGAATTTGCGGCGGCGTTCTGCGCCGGAGTGAAAGTTTCCGATACGCCGCTGTTGCAGGCATTGGCGCGTTACATCCGCGAGCAGAAGCAGGTCGACGTGCCGCTGGATGCGTTCCGGCTGGAACAGCTGCCGCCACACCTGCTGATGAACTTCCGTGTGGTAGACGAGCACGGGCGCCAGCTCGGCATGTCGCGCAATTTTGCGCAATTGCGCGGCGAGTGGTCGCCGAAGCAGGCCGTGGCTGCGCCAGTGCAGACTGCCCGGAATGCTGCGCCACAACAGAAGAGCAGCGGCGAACGCTATACCGAATGGCGCTTCGGCGACTTCAAGCCGACGCGCGAGGAGAGCCGGGCCGGACAGACCGTTACCGTGTTCAACGCGCTGGTGGACGAGGGCGACGCGGTAACGCTGCAGAGTTTTGATACGCGCGATGAAGCGCAAGCTGCACAACGCCTGGGCTTGCGCCGCCTGTTCATGCTGGCGCTGAAAGAACAGGTGAAATACCTGGAGAAGAACCTGCCCAGCCTGCAGGCGATGGCGATGCAGTTCCTGCCGTTCGGCTCGCAGCAGGACCTGCAGCGGCAGATCCTGGCGGTGACCTTCGATCGCTGCTGCCTGAACGATCCCTGGCCGGAAAGCGAGAAGGAATTCGCCTCACGCAGCAAGGAGGCCAAGGCGCGCCTGAACCTGGTGGCGCAGGAGATCGCACGGTTGGTCGGCGCGGTGCTGGCGGAATACCACACGCTGCAAAAGGCGCTGCCCGGATTCAAGGCGCATGGGCAGGTGCAACAGGACATCCGCAGCCAGTGCGAATGGCTGCTGGGCAAGGAATGGATAGCCCGCACGCCATACGAGCGCATGCAGCACATGCCGCGTTACCTGAAGGCGATCAACGTGCGGCTGGAGAAGCTGCGCACCAACCCGGCACGCGATGCGCAGAACATGGCGCAGATGAATCCCCTGTTGCAGCAGTGGCAGCGCCGGCTGTCGTCGCAGCATGGCGAAGCCGATGCGCGGCTGGAGGATTTCGGCTGGATGCTGCAGGAACTGCGCGTGTCGCTGTTCGCGC